A part of Astyanax mexicanus isolate ESR-SI-001 chromosome 2, AstMex3_surface, whole genome shotgun sequence genomic DNA contains:
- the mrps18a gene encoding 39S ribosomal protein S18a, mitochondrial: MAALRVLSCVRAALSTAYCAATSGTLTRVPFLPPLTGFCFPAARGIRQVVEKKEGKTTLIEGVTVATPDRAQPPNPAAKCPIYQWNLQNKYTYEDVLLLSQFIRSDGGMLPRRITGLCPEEHRKIAICVQMAHRAGLLPDHRPAGHVPKPKTTTPLNRYLTRYSVKSVKPIYRTGLKWCKNRMPVGHPALKNNVTYSLKPVYIKH, translated from the exons ATGGCGGCTCTGCGAGTTCTGAGCTGTGTGAGAGCGGCTCTCAGTACCGCTTACTGCGCCGCAACCTCCGGTACTTTAACCCGCGTACCCTTCTTACCCCCGCTGACCGGCTTCTGCTTCCCCGCTGCTCGGGGGATTCGGCAGG TTGTGGAAAAGAAGGAGGGTAAAACTACACTG ATTGAAGGTGTAACAGTAGCCACACCAGACAGAGCACAGCCTCCAAATCCAGCAGCAAAATGCCCTATTTACCAGTGGAACCTGCAGAACAAGTACACATACGAG GATGTGTTGCTGCTTAGTCAGTTTATCCGCTCAGATGGAGGGATGCTGCCAAGGCGTATCACGGGTCTCTGTCCTGAGGAACACCGCAAGATAGCCATCTGTGTGCAGATGGCTCATCGAGCAG GTCTCCTTCCAGACCACAGACCTGCAGGCCACGTCCCAAAGCCCAAGACAACAACCCCACTCAACAG GTACCTGACACGCTACTCTGTTAAATCAGTGAAGCCCATCTACAGAACAggactaaaatggtgcaaaaatcGCATGCCTGTGGGACATCCTGCTTTAAAGAACAATGTGACATACAGCCTCAAGCCAGTCTACATAAAGCACTGA